In a genomic window of Mycolicibacter heraklionensis:
- a CDS encoding DUF5642 family protein, which translates to MASSPLLAPLVVVVVIAMSAFDRGGLRATRNGLALLAALGVGATLAGCGTSAEVTPAGPVASQPPAAEPSPAPYDISRVDAVSNDFPQGFTPQAHPAKTLGQSDIDGSAVAAFTDAQVDPPQCRSVVIPPYVDPTVGTEAAGVIGQGDQGNVYVVALRSPNPVAAQSEPAGCDRISLSGSPEATGTVERIAAPAIAGATTTGVKLSVADPEEDPDYLYTAALDQRTSVVVMGSADAQLDPQRLMSDLLVKAVSAVRGQQQP; encoded by the coding sequence GTGGCGTCATCACCACTTCTGGCACCGCTGGTGGTGGTGGTGGTGATCGCGATGTCGGCCTTTGACCGCGGTGGGCTGCGTGCTACCCGGAATGGGCTGGCACTGCTGGCCGCACTCGGCGTCGGGGCAACCCTCGCCGGGTGCGGCACCAGTGCCGAAGTCACCCCGGCCGGGCCGGTTGCGTCCCAGCCGCCCGCCGCTGAGCCGAGCCCGGCGCCGTACGACATCTCACGAGTCGACGCCGTCTCCAACGACTTTCCGCAGGGCTTCACGCCGCAGGCGCACCCGGCAAAGACACTGGGGCAGTCCGACATCGACGGTTCCGCGGTCGCCGCGTTCACCGACGCCCAGGTCGACCCGCCGCAGTGCCGCTCGGTGGTTATCCCACCGTATGTCGATCCAACGGTCGGCACCGAAGCTGCCGGCGTGATCGGGCAGGGAGACCAGGGCAACGTGTACGTCGTCGCCCTGCGGTCGCCGAATCCTGTTGCGGCTCAGTCTGAACCGGCGGGCTGTGACCGGATCTCGCTGTCCGGTTCGCCGGAGGCGACCGGGACCGTGGAGCGTATCGCGGCACCCGCCATTGCCGGCGCCACCACGACCGGGGTGAAGCTGAGCGTGGCGGACCCCGAGGAGGACCCCGACTATCTGTACACGGCGGCGCTCGACCAACGAACGTCGGTGGTCGTCATGGGCAGTGCGGATGCGCAGTTGGATCCGCAGCGGCTGATGTCAGACCTACTGGTCAAGGCGGTCTCGGCGGTCCGCGGGCAGCAGCAACCGTGA
- a CDS encoding lipase family protein, with protein MAAAAAAVLVAAGSLTVVAGPVARADDIKYEAFYTPPAPLPAGSPGDLIRTEPLHLVLEPSGQLGAFVGSGTRIMYRGTDAQAHPVAVTGAYIEPDVPWPGRGPRPLIAYATGPYGVGEQCAPSRLLDQGIHFSQGFDLTFNYEEGFIATLLARGFAIVVTDGIGLGTHGPQSPQFLNRVAAGTALIDAARAAQKLPGTSLDPHGPVAFWGWASGGQASLSAAELAPTYAPELNVVGSYANAPLTNVVEAIPAVDGNFLAVLAGYLLRGIQASYPETEQAIWDALTPRGVQMLDWSGHTCLVQGGVDYAFRHLEFWFKDDLNAVASAEPLKTIFASQRVGNIKPHGPVYISHNRWDPLAPYTSAHDTARDWCRLGADVELWTNEQPPFLNKMDINILLPQFVDGERSMAWVSDRFNGVPTNSNCAAIQAE; from the coding sequence GTGGCAGCGGCAGCTGCTGCCGTCTTGGTGGCCGCCGGTTCGCTGACCGTGGTGGCCGGCCCGGTGGCGCGCGCCGACGACATCAAATACGAAGCGTTCTACACGCCGCCGGCTCCGCTTCCGGCCGGGAGTCCCGGTGATCTGATCCGGACCGAGCCGCTGCACCTGGTACTGGAACCATCCGGTCAATTGGGCGCCTTCGTCGGGTCCGGTACCCGAATCATGTACCGGGGCACGGATGCTCAGGCGCATCCGGTGGCGGTCACCGGGGCCTATATCGAGCCCGACGTGCCCTGGCCGGGGCGCGGACCGCGCCCGCTGATTGCCTACGCGACAGGACCGTACGGCGTCGGCGAGCAGTGCGCGCCGTCGCGGCTGTTGGACCAGGGTATTCACTTCTCGCAAGGCTTCGACCTGACCTTCAACTACGAAGAGGGCTTCATCGCGACGCTGCTGGCCCGCGGTTTCGCCATCGTGGTGACCGACGGAATCGGATTGGGCACTCATGGGCCGCAGTCGCCCCAGTTCTTGAACCGGGTTGCGGCCGGAACCGCGCTGATCGACGCGGCCCGCGCGGCTCAGAAGCTGCCCGGCACATCCCTGGATCCGCACGGACCGGTCGCGTTCTGGGGCTGGGCATCCGGTGGGCAAGCGTCGTTGTCGGCCGCCGAGCTGGCACCGACCTATGCACCCGAACTCAACGTGGTGGGCAGCTACGCCAACGCGCCGCTGACCAACGTGGTCGAGGCGATCCCCGCCGTAGACGGCAACTTCTTGGCGGTGCTCGCGGGCTATCTGTTGCGCGGCATCCAGGCGTCCTATCCGGAGACCGAACAAGCCATTTGGGATGCACTGACGCCGCGCGGGGTCCAGATGCTGGACTGGAGTGGACACACCTGCCTGGTGCAGGGCGGCGTCGACTATGCGTTCCGTCACCTTGAGTTCTGGTTCAAGGACGACCTGAATGCGGTCGCCTCCGCCGAACCGCTGAAGACGATCTTCGCCTCCCAACGGGTGGGAAACATCAAACCCCATGGACCGGTGTATATCTCGCACAACCGCTGGGATCCGTTAGCGCCCTACACGTCGGCCCATGACACGGCGCGCGACTGGTGCCGACTGGGTGCAGACGTAGAACTGTGGACCAACGAACAGCCGCCGTTTCTGAACAAGATGGACATCAACATCCTGCTGCCGCAGTTCGTCGACGGTGAGCGGAGTATGGCGTGGGTCAGCGATCGCTTCAACGGTGTGCCGACCAACTCGAACTGCGCCGCGATCCAGGCCGAGTGA
- a CDS encoding acyl-CoA dehydrogenase family protein — MTVVTERTAASDGAIADVLATADRVAEQLRQTAAARDRANATPRAEIELLRDNDLLQIQEPVEYGGSGLDFAQAAQVTRRISRGDTSIAHLLGYHYAQTRVATLFGTPAQADAQSRRNAAEKLFWGGIQNPRGSAGLVLTRDGDGFLLNGSRTFASGASTGDQLSVTALLDGSQVFLSLDARGGRQGFTFLDDWDNIGQRLTDSGGVRVIDARIEHHEVLGEEPFTGGTLSPYQTLITPHWQLAFVNFYVGTAEGALTEAVNWTRDHATPWESSGVGRATDDPYILQTVGELVSQVRAVGLLADRAGEALQGAVNIGPGLTEDQRAEAAIAVYEAKYLATEVGLHTVSRLFEIQGARATTSAYGFDRHWRNLRTHTLHDPVAYKAREVGDWVLNHRHPEFSLYR; from the coding sequence ATGACCGTCGTCACCGAGCGCACCGCAGCCAGCGACGGGGCGATCGCCGACGTGCTGGCTACCGCCGACCGCGTCGCCGAGCAGCTGCGCCAGACCGCTGCCGCCCGGGACCGGGCCAACGCGACGCCACGCGCCGAGATCGAACTGCTGCGCGACAACGATCTGCTACAGATTCAGGAGCCGGTCGAATACGGCGGCTCTGGACTCGATTTCGCGCAGGCCGCCCAGGTAACCCGGCGAATCTCTCGTGGCGACACCTCGATTGCTCACCTGCTCGGCTATCACTACGCCCAAACCCGGGTCGCCACGCTGTTCGGCACGCCGGCGCAGGCGGACGCCCAGTCTCGTCGCAATGCCGCCGAAAAGCTGTTCTGGGGCGGGATTCAAAACCCGCGCGGCAGCGCGGGCCTGGTCTTGACCCGCGACGGCGACGGCTTCCTGCTCAACGGCAGCCGGACGTTCGCCAGTGGCGCCAGCACCGGGGATCAACTCTCGGTCACCGCCTTGCTGGACGGCTCGCAGGTGTTCCTGTCGCTCGACGCCCGCGGGGGTCGACAAGGTTTCACCTTCCTCGACGACTGGGACAACATCGGTCAGCGCCTGACGGACTCCGGCGGGGTCCGCGTCATCGACGCGCGCATCGAACATCACGAGGTGCTCGGCGAGGAGCCATTCACCGGAGGCACCCTGAGCCCCTACCAGACGCTGATCACCCCGCACTGGCAGCTGGCATTCGTCAACTTCTATGTCGGCACCGCCGAGGGCGCGCTCACCGAAGCGGTGAATTGGACCCGGGACCACGCCACACCGTGGGAGTCCTCGGGTGTAGGCCGAGCCACCGACGATCCCTACATCCTGCAGACCGTCGGCGAATTGGTCAGTCAGGTCCGTGCTGTGGGGCTGTTGGCCGACCGGGCCGGCGAGGCCCTGCAGGGAGCCGTCAATATCGGCCCGGGACTCACTGAGGATCAGCGCGCCGAGGCCGCCATCGCCGTGTACGAAGCCAAATATCTCGCTACCGAAGTCGGCTTGCACACCGTCAGCCGACTCTTCGAAATCCAGGGCGCCCGCGCCACCACCAGCGCGTACGGTTTCGACCGGCATTGGCGCAACCTGCGAACCCACACCCTGCACGACCCGGTCGCCTACAAGGCACGCGAGGTCGGCGACTGGGTGCTCAACCATCGGCACCCCGAGTTCTCGCTCTACCGCTGA
- a CDS encoding LLM class flavin-dependent oxidoreductase encodes MPITLHWFLPTNGDSRSDLSLGNAVGVAGSRANAYGADRAPDLDYLRLVAGSAEKLGFTGALTPTSSWCEDAWVFTAALSQLTTRFKFLVAFRPGLQAPTLVAQAAATFQRISGGRLLLNVVTGGDDAEQRRFGDDLDKTARYRRAGEFLTVFRQLWSGEPVTFRGDHLFVDDATIVPAATWPDIYLGGSSAEAMDVAAEHADVYLTWGEPPAQVADKLDAVRRRVKDLGSARAASGELRFGIRLHVISRPTAAEAWAQADRLLAGISPGQIHRAQQVQRNSGSEGQRRMTELHGGRTDQLEVSPNLWAGVGLVRGGAGTALVGSHEEVADRIEEYHRLGLDEFVLSGYPHLEEAFSFGEGVLPILAERGLLAHPPAPLTT; translated from the coding sequence ATGCCCATCACCCTGCACTGGTTCCTGCCCACCAACGGAGATTCCCGCAGTGATCTCAGTCTGGGAAACGCCGTCGGTGTCGCGGGTAGCCGCGCGAACGCCTACGGAGCCGACCGCGCCCCAGATCTGGACTATCTGCGCCTGGTGGCGGGATCGGCGGAGAAGCTGGGGTTCACCGGGGCCCTGACACCGACCAGCAGTTGGTGTGAGGACGCCTGGGTGTTCACCGCCGCGCTGAGCCAACTCACCACACGATTCAAGTTTCTGGTGGCCTTCCGTCCGGGGTTGCAGGCTCCGACGCTGGTGGCCCAAGCAGCGGCCACCTTCCAGCGGATATCGGGGGGACGGCTGCTGCTGAATGTCGTGACCGGCGGTGACGACGCCGAGCAGCGGCGGTTCGGCGACGACTTGGACAAGACCGCGCGCTATCGGCGGGCCGGCGAGTTCCTCACCGTCTTCCGGCAGCTGTGGTCCGGGGAGCCCGTCACCTTCCGCGGCGATCATCTGTTCGTCGACGATGCGACCATCGTGCCCGCAGCCACGTGGCCTGACATCTATCTCGGCGGATCGTCGGCGGAAGCGATGGATGTGGCGGCCGAGCACGCCGATGTCTACCTGACCTGGGGCGAACCGCCCGCGCAGGTCGCCGACAAGCTCGATGCGGTTCGCCGGCGGGTCAAGGATCTGGGCTCGGCTCGGGCAGCATCCGGCGAGCTGCGGTTCGGGATCCGCCTGCACGTCATCAGCCGGCCCACCGCGGCGGAGGCGTGGGCCCAGGCAGATCGGTTACTGGCCGGAATCAGCCCCGGGCAGATTCACCGCGCTCAGCAGGTCCAGCGCAATTCCGGATCCGAGGGCCAGCGCCGGATGACCGAGCTACACGGCGGCCGAACCGACCAGCTCGAAGTCTCACCGAACCTGTGGGCCGGTGTGGGCCTGGTGCGAGGAGGCGCCGGGACCGCACTGGTGGGCAGCCACGAGGAGGTCGCCGACCGCATCGAGGAATACCACCGCCTGGGGCTGGACGAGTTCGTCCTGTCCGGCTACCCGCACCTGGAGGAGGCGTTCTCGTTCGGGGAGGGTGTGCTGCCGATCCTGGCCGAGCGGGGCCTGCTCGCCCACCCCCCTGCCCCACTGACCACGTAA
- the sfnG gene encoding dimethylsulfone monooxygenase SfnG, giving the protein MPTDPTTPLSFAYWVPNVSGGLVTSTIEQRTDWSYDYNVALARIAEEAGFEYALTQVRYTASYSAEYQHESTSFSLALLLATQRLKVIAAVHPGLWQPGVLAKWLATADHLSNGRAAVNVVSGWLKDEFTQLGEPWLEHDERYRRSAEFIQALRAIWTEDPANLAGDFYRIRNFRLQPKPLSWDGRPHPEIFQGGNSTAARNNGGRYSDWYFSNGNDFDGVNAQLADLRRVAADSGRAAPPRFGLNGFVIVRDTEAEAKEVLREIIAKADVPAVQGFGAAVRQAGASTADHRGMWADSSFEDLVQYNDGFRTQLIGTAEQVAERIVEYRKLGVNLILAGFLHFQEEVEAFGRNVLPLVRELEAHAGLAPVPAPALP; this is encoded by the coding sequence ATGCCGACCGACCCCACCACGCCGCTGAGCTTCGCCTACTGGGTGCCTAACGTCAGCGGCGGGCTGGTCACCTCGACGATCGAGCAGCGCACCGACTGGAGCTATGACTACAACGTCGCCCTGGCCCGGATCGCCGAGGAAGCCGGCTTCGAATATGCGCTGACCCAAGTCCGCTACACGGCCAGCTACAGCGCCGAATATCAGCACGAGTCAACCAGTTTCAGCCTGGCCTTGCTGCTGGCCACGCAGCGACTCAAAGTGATCGCCGCGGTCCACCCGGGATTGTGGCAGCCGGGCGTGCTGGCGAAATGGCTGGCGACCGCCGATCATCTGTCGAACGGACGGGCGGCGGTCAACGTCGTCAGCGGCTGGCTCAAGGACGAATTCACCCAGCTCGGCGAGCCGTGGCTTGAGCACGACGAACGCTACCGGCGCAGCGCCGAATTCATTCAGGCGCTCCGGGCGATCTGGACCGAGGACCCCGCCAACTTGGCCGGCGACTTCTACCGCATCCGCAACTTCCGCCTGCAGCCCAAGCCACTTTCGTGGGATGGCCGGCCCCACCCGGAGATCTTTCAGGGCGGCAACTCCACCGCAGCCCGCAACAACGGCGGCCGCTACTCCGACTGGTATTTCTCCAACGGCAACGACTTCGACGGGGTCAACGCCCAACTGGCCGACCTTCGCCGGGTCGCTGCCGATTCCGGCCGCGCAGCACCGCCCCGCTTCGGCCTCAACGGCTTCGTCATCGTCCGTGACACCGAGGCAGAGGCCAAAGAGGTACTGCGGGAGATCATCGCCAAAGCCGATGTTCCCGCGGTCCAGGGATTCGGTGCGGCGGTGCGGCAGGCCGGCGCGTCGACCGCCGACCATCGTGGCATGTGGGCTGATTCCAGCTTCGAGGACCTGGTGCAGTACAACGACGGCTTCCGCACGCAGCTGATCGGCACCGCCGAACAAGTCGCCGAACGCATCGTCGAGTACCGCAAACTGGGGGTGAATCTGATCCTGGCCGGCTTCCTGCACTTCCAGGAGGAGGTTGAGGCTTTCGGCCGAAACGTGCTGCCGCTGGTGCGCGAACTGGAGGCACATGCCGGCTTGGCACCCGTGCCCGCGCCGGCGCTGCCGTGA
- a CDS encoding acyl-CoA dehydrogenase family protein, producing the protein MRRLGSHAEAVAAAEAFAAAVRPGAAERDRAGGVPRGELADFDRSGLPAITVPVADGGAGLGPVTLAEVIRTIAAADPALAQIPQGHFLAIDILRRLGTPEQRSRILPAVTEGGRIAPVLAERGGTHALDLKTRLVADGPGWRLAGVKYYSTGAITARWLAASALDPDDKLVLALIERDSPGIAIGEDWSAMGQRATVSGTTTFDGVHVESGFVVPYWTAFTEPQLLGARTQLVHAAIEAGIAEGALADAAEFVRTRSRPFFEAYRSDQAPTAAEDPHIRLRFGRLATRTRAAVQLLRWAAEVLEELGLIPAGPDTAAQGSIAVAQAKAFASEVAVEVASELFALTGTSGTDLKYGLDRHWRNARTHSVHDPVDWKYHHIGAWELTAVRPPSHGQI; encoded by the coding sequence GTGCGGCGCCTCGGTAGCCACGCCGAAGCCGTCGCTGCCGCTGAGGCATTCGCCGCCGCGGTGCGCCCCGGCGCCGCCGAGCGGGACCGGGCCGGGGGTGTGCCGCGCGGCGAGCTGGCCGATTTCGACCGTTCGGGTCTGCCGGCCATCACTGTCCCGGTCGCCGACGGCGGCGCCGGATTGGGCCCGGTGACCCTGGCCGAGGTGATCAGAACCATCGCCGCCGCCGACCCGGCGCTGGCGCAGATCCCGCAGGGCCACTTTCTGGCCATCGACATCCTGCGCCGGCTCGGTACGCCAGAACAACGCAGCCGGATCCTGCCCGCGGTCACCGAAGGCGGACGCATCGCCCCGGTGCTGGCCGAACGCGGCGGCACACACGCGCTCGACTTGAAGACCCGGCTGGTCGCCGACGGACCAGGCTGGCGGTTGGCCGGCGTCAAGTACTACAGCACCGGCGCCATCACGGCCCGTTGGCTGGCCGCCAGCGCGCTGGACCCCGACGACAAGCTGGTGCTGGCGCTCATCGAACGCGACAGTCCAGGAATAGCCATCGGTGAGGACTGGTCGGCGATGGGACAGCGCGCCACGGTCAGCGGCACAACAACTTTCGATGGTGTGCACGTCGAATCCGGCTTCGTGGTGCCGTACTGGACGGCGTTCACCGAACCACAGCTACTCGGTGCGCGAACACAGCTGGTGCACGCGGCTATCGAAGCGGGGATCGCCGAGGGGGCGCTGGCCGACGCCGCGGAATTCGTCCGCACCCGCAGCCGGCCGTTCTTCGAGGCGTACCGGTCCGACCAGGCGCCGACGGCGGCCGAGGACCCGCACATCCGGTTGCGGTTCGGCCGGTTGGCCACCCGCACCCGTGCCGCGGTGCAGCTGCTGCGCTGGGCGGCCGAAGTCCTCGAGGAGCTGGGCCTGATCCCGGCCGGTCCCGACACCGCAGCGCAGGGGTCGATCGCCGTTGCCCAGGCCAAGGCGTTCGCCAGCGAGGTGGCCGTCGAGGTGGCCAGCGAGCTGTTCGCGCTGACCGGAACCAGCGGAACCGACCTCAAGTACGGATTGGATCGACATTGGCGCAATGCCCGAACGCACAGCGTGCACGATCCGGTGGACTGGAAGTATCACCACATCGGAGCCTGGGAGCTCACCGCGGTCCGGCCGCCGAGCCACGGGCAGATCTGA
- a CDS encoding DUF1802 family protein, whose amino-acid sequence MHGMALKEWSAVVAALLAGRQRILLRKGGIHEKRFDTHAEEFLLFPTSVHSHAERVRPEHRDLLAPAAVDSTAEQVLVRAAAKVVAALPVERPDALEEIADLHIWTADSVRADRLDFRPKHRLTALVVQVFPLSTPVRLPRSPDYAGCASWVRLPIADPELGSPVYTAEQLEAVATRVRDTVG is encoded by the coding sequence ATGCACGGTATGGCGTTGAAGGAGTGGAGCGCTGTCGTTGCCGCGCTGCTGGCCGGCCGGCAACGAATCCTGCTGCGTAAAGGCGGCATTCACGAGAAGCGCTTCGACACCCATGCTGAGGAGTTTCTGCTGTTTCCGACCTCGGTGCACAGCCACGCCGAGCGGGTCCGTCCCGAACACCGCGACCTGCTCGCGCCGGCGGCCGTCGATTCCACCGCTGAGCAGGTGCTGGTACGGGCCGCGGCGAAAGTCGTTGCAGCGCTGCCCGTCGAGCGCCCCGACGCATTGGAGGAGATCGCGGACCTGCATATCTGGACCGCCGACTCGGTGCGCGCCGATCGGCTGGATTTCCGGCCCAAGCATCGGCTGACGGCGCTGGTGGTCCAGGTGTTCCCGCTGTCCACACCGGTGCGGCTGCCGCGCAGCCCCGATTATGCCGGTTGTGCCAGCTGGGTGCGGCTACCGATCGCCGACCCTGAGCTCGGGTCCCCGGTGTACACCGCCGAACAGCTCGAGGCGGTGGCCACCCGGGTTCGCGACACCGTCGGCTGA
- a CDS encoding enoyl-CoA hydratase, with protein MSDNILLVQTQDRVRTLTFNRPQARNALSGALRDAIFGALADADVDDDVDVVILTGADPVFCAGLDLKEFGESTALTDISPQWPPMTKPVIGAINGAAVTGGLELALYCDVLIASEQARFADTHARVGLLPSWGLSVRLPQKVGVGLARRMSLTGDYLSAADALRAGLVTEVVPHAELLPAARRVAASIVGNNQAAVRALLASYHRIDESQTATGLWIEAMAAKQWLHTVTGADVAANRAAVLERGRAQVQ; from the coding sequence GTGAGCGACAACATTCTGCTGGTCCAGACACAGGACCGCGTCCGCACCCTGACGTTCAACCGCCCGCAGGCCCGCAATGCGCTGTCCGGTGCCCTGCGGGACGCCATCTTCGGTGCGCTGGCCGACGCTGACGTCGACGACGACGTCGACGTGGTGATCCTGACCGGCGCCGATCCGGTGTTCTGCGCCGGGCTGGACCTCAAGGAGTTCGGCGAATCCACTGCACTGACAGACATTTCCCCGCAGTGGCCACCGATGACCAAGCCGGTGATCGGCGCCATCAACGGTGCGGCGGTGACCGGCGGGCTCGAGCTGGCGTTGTACTGCGATGTCCTGATCGCCTCCGAGCAAGCCCGGTTCGCCGACACCCACGCTCGGGTCGGTTTGCTGCCGTCCTGGGGACTCAGCGTCCGGCTCCCCCAGAAGGTCGGCGTGGGCTTGGCCCGCCGGATGAGCCTGACCGGCGATTACCTCTCCGCTGCCGACGCGCTGCGGGCCGGGTTGGTCACCGAGGTGGTGCCGCACGCCGAGCTGCTGCCCGCAGCGCGCCGGGTGGCTGCCTCGATCGTCGGCAACAACCAGGCCGCGGTACGGGCACTGCTGGCCTCCTATCACCGCATCGACGAGTCGCAGACCGCCACCGGACTCTGGATCGAAGCGATGGCGGCCAAGCAGTGGCTGCACACCGTGACCGGCGCCGACGTCGCCGCCAACCGGGCGGCCGTGTTGGAACGTGGGCGCGCCCAGGTGCAGTGA
- a CDS encoding sugar O-acetyltransferase, with protein MSSQRDRMLRGALYRPDDPDLVAGRRDCQRVVAAFNATGPDDADARRELLDKLLGSFGANSEILPRFCCDYGTYISIGANCFVNYDAVFLDCAPITIGDHVSIGPRAQLLTALHPIDDVDARRGGWESAAPVTLGDNVWLAAGVIVCPGVSIGDDTVVGAGSVVTRDLPAGALAAGNPCRILRPIH; from the coding sequence GTGAGCAGTCAGCGAGATCGGATGCTGCGCGGGGCGCTGTATCGGCCCGACGACCCGGACTTGGTCGCCGGCCGGCGGGATTGCCAACGCGTGGTGGCGGCGTTCAACGCCACCGGTCCAGACGACGCGGACGCTCGCCGTGAACTCCTGGACAAACTGCTGGGATCATTCGGGGCGAACTCAGAGATCTTGCCCCGGTTCTGTTGCGACTACGGAACATACATCAGCATCGGTGCCAACTGTTTCGTCAACTATGACGCGGTCTTTCTGGACTGCGCGCCCATTACCATCGGCGACCACGTGTCGATCGGACCCCGCGCCCAACTGCTGACGGCGCTGCATCCCATCGACGACGTCGATGCGCGGCGGGGCGGCTGGGAATCAGCCGCTCCGGTCACCCTTGGCGACAACGTCTGGCTGGCGGCGGGGGTGATCGTCTGCCCCGGGGTGTCGATCGGAGACGACACGGTGGTGGGGGCCGGCAGCGTGGTGACCCGGGATTTGCCGGCCGGTGCACTGGCCGCAGGAAATCCGTGCCGGATCCTTCGGCCGATCCACTAG
- a CDS encoding MATE family efflux transporter produces the protein MALALPALVVLAAEPLYLLFDTAVVGRLGALGLAGLAIGGLILGLVGSQGTFLSYGTTARAARHFGAGDRRAAVAEGVQATWLALVLGVLIVVVVQAAAVPLVSAAAGRDAIAQAALPWLRIAILGAPAILVSLAGNGWLRGVQDTSRPPRYVVAGFALSALLCPLLVFGALGMPHWGLAGSAVANCAGQWLSALLFLRALASEQVSLRFDTAVLRAQLAMGRDLMVRSLAFQACFVSAAAVAARFGAAALAAHQIVLQLWMFLALVLDSLAIAAQALVGAALGAGEADQARSVAMRATVFSGMAAGVLAVLLAVGSGTLPGLFTGDGAVLAAVAVPWWFMVAQLPIAGIVFALDGVLLGAGDAAFMRTATVISALIGFLPLIWLSLALDWGLAGIWSGLTTFIMLRLLFVGWRALSGRWVRAGRP, from the coding sequence ATGGCGCTGGCGTTGCCGGCGCTGGTGGTGCTGGCCGCTGAACCGTTGTATCTGCTGTTCGACACCGCGGTGGTCGGCCGACTGGGTGCGCTGGGCCTGGCGGGGCTGGCGATCGGCGGGTTGATCCTGGGCCTGGTGGGCTCGCAGGGCACATTCCTGTCCTACGGCACCACGGCACGGGCGGCACGCCACTTCGGGGCCGGTGACCGTCGCGCCGCGGTCGCCGAGGGGGTGCAGGCGACCTGGCTGGCACTGGTCCTGGGGGTGCTGATCGTCGTCGTGGTGCAGGCTGCAGCGGTGCCGCTGGTCTCGGCTGCCGCAGGTCGTGACGCCATCGCGCAGGCCGCCTTGCCGTGGCTGCGGATCGCGATCCTCGGCGCTCCGGCGATCCTGGTGTCGCTGGCCGGAAACGGATGGCTGCGCGGAGTGCAAGACACCTCGCGCCCTCCGCGCTATGTGGTTGCAGGCTTTGCGCTTTCGGCGCTGCTGTGCCCGCTGCTGGTCTTCGGGGCGCTGGGCATGCCGCACTGGGGCCTGGCCGGCTCCGCGGTGGCCAACTGTGCGGGCCAGTGGCTTTCGGCACTGTTGTTCTTGCGTGCGCTTGCCTCCGAGCAGGTTTCGCTGCGGTTCGACACTGCGGTGCTACGCGCGCAGCTGGCGATGGGCCGCGACTTGATGGTGCGGTCGCTAGCTTTTCAGGCGTGTTTTGTCTCGGCAGCCGCAGTGGCGGCCAGGTTCGGGGCGGCAGCGTTGGCCGCCCACCAGATTGTGCTGCAGCTGTGGATGTTTCTGGCGTTGGTGCTTGATTCGCTGGCGATCGCCGCCCAGGCCCTGGTCGGCGCGGCACTGGGTGCCGGAGAGGCCGATCAAGCCAGGTCGGTGGCCATGCGGGCTACCGTGTTCTCGGGCATGGCCGCCGGGGTGCTGGCCGTGTTGCTTGCCGTCGGCTCCGGCACGCTGCCCGGCCTGTTCACCGGCGACGGCGCGGTGCTGGCCGCCGTCGCGGTGCCGTGGTGGTTCATGGTGGCTCAGTTACCCATCGCCGGAATCGTCTTCGCGCTTGACGGCGTGCTGCTGGGCGCCGGGGACGCCGCGTTCATGCGTACCGCCACGGTGATCAGCGCCTTGATCGGGTTCCTGCCGCTGATCTGGCTGTCGTTGGCGCTGGATTGGGGGCTGGCCGGGATATGGTCGGGATTGACCACGTTCATCATGCTGCGGTTGCTGTTCGTCGGGTGGCGGGCGCTTTCCGGGCGCTGGGTGCGAGCCGGACGGCCGTAG